The Humulus lupulus chromosome 4, drHumLupu1.1, whole genome shotgun sequence genome has a window encoding:
- the LOC133830607 gene encoding uncharacterized protein LOC133830607: MFDPNFSFHFPNQYHHPTTTATPPTTNATNPNFLYFPQPVQNSEPYLHPPGTEPYANSGSHPVTYVGFQNQVSFGDDPSAGSRSWVVKEAAPVKYDAIVSSGNENSQLPTISNSLGSSVWLHHQPMETDVTDNSVPQQTKVNQVVRCDVCNVDCNTRDVYEKHLLGKKHAKNLKMKSIPTTAMLTVSNTINNTSVPNKTSAVAASAELETKRWKLVKSGTAVDSVRVCTICNVVCNSQEVFNTHKAGKKHAAQAGLAALGEVGPNFVAVRSQFDGTWKKVPEKVKMVQSIWCDVCKVNNNSSDSYVAHISGKKHQKNLEKQRMLNNTASLTDSSSTIPVIGPTEKLEAHKTSVIPSKKIGEEDLEKKMRKVVEAGGVADAIRMCTVCNVVCNSPTVFNSHLSGQKHLDMLKKLAVAGIDIPDPN; this comes from the exons ATGTTTGATCCAAATTTCTCCTTTCATTTCCCTAACCAATATCATCAccccactaccactgccactccTCCTACCACCAACGCTACCAATCCTAATTTCCTCTATTTTCCTCAACCTGTCCAAAACTCCGAGCCCTACCTTCACCCACCCGGAACAGAACCATATGCGAATTCGGGTTCCCACCCGGTTACCTATGTCGGATTCCAAAACCAGGTGTCGTTTGGGGACGACCCAAGTGCAGGTTCTCGGAGTTGGGTTGTCAAAGAAGCTGCACCTGTCAAATATGATGCT ATTGTGAGCTCTGGGAATGAGAATTCACAACTGCCCACAATCTCAAATTCCTTGGGAAGCAGCGTTTGGCTTCATCATCAACCTATGGAAACTGATGTAACAGACAATAGTGTTCCACAGCAAACTAAGGTCAACCAGGTTGTACGGTGTGATGTTTGCAATGTTGATTGTAACACTCGGGATGTTTATGAGAAACACTTATTGGGTAAGAAGCATGCTAAGAATTTGAAAATGAAAAGTATTCCCACCACTGCAATGTTGACTGTCTCTAATACAATCAACAATACCAGTGTTCCGAACAAAACTTCAGCTGTGGCTGCTAGTGCGGAGTTGGAGACAAAAAGATGGAAATTGGTGAAGAGTGGCACGGCAGTAGATTCTGTAAGGGTATGCACAATCTGCAATGTCGTTTGTAATAGCCAAGAAGTGTTCAATACACATAAAGCCGGGAAAAAGCATGCAGCTCAG GCTGGTTTAGCAGCTTTGGGTGAAGTTGGGCCAAATTTTGTAGCAGTACGATCTCAATTTGACGGCACTTGGAAGAAAGTCCCAGAGAAGGTCAAGATGGTTCAATCTATATGGTGTGATGTTTGTAAAGTCAACAACAATAGCAGTGATTCATATGTGGCTCACATATCTGGAAAGAAGCACCAGAAAAACCTGGAGAAGCAGAGGATGCTAAACAATACTGCTTCTTTGACAGATTCATCATCGACAATTCCAGTAATTGGTCCAACAGAAAAACTCGAGGCCCATAAGACAAGTGTAATTCCATCGAAAAAAATTGGAGAAGAGGATTTGGAGAAAAAGATGCGTAAGGTTGTGGAAGCTGGAGGTGTAGCCGATGCCATTAGAATGTGCACTGTATGCAATGTTGTGTGCAATAGCCCAACAGTTTTCAATTCCCATCTCAGTGGGCAAAAGCATTTAGACATGTTGAAGAAACTAGCTGTGGCTGGAATAGACATCCCAGACCCTAACTAG